A region of Bacteroidia bacterium DNA encodes the following proteins:
- a CDS encoding UDP-2,3-diacylglucosamine diphosphatase produces MLPGKKIYFASDFHLGIPDHASSLERERKLVHWLTQIEKDVEELFLLGDLFDFWFEYSQVVPKGFIRLQGKLAELADKGIPIHIFTGNHDLWMKDYFEQEQIGKIYRKHLIRSFNGKQFYLAHGDGLGPGDRSFKLMKKVFLNPLCRRMFSWLHPGFGINLAHFFSHKSRRSTGSSDGIFLGEDKEFLVLHAREVLKTEPIDYFIFGHRHYPVHLHLNRSEFINLGDWITHFTYAVFDGETLELKHYED; encoded by the coding sequence TTGCTGCCCGGTAAAAAAATATACTTCGCCTCTGATTTTCATCTTGGCATTCCTGATCATGCCTCAAGCCTTGAGCGGGAGCGGAAATTGGTTCATTGGCTGACGCAAATTGAAAAGGATGTTGAAGAGCTGTTCTTGCTGGGCGACCTGTTCGACTTCTGGTTCGAATACTCGCAAGTAGTTCCCAAAGGTTTTATCCGGCTGCAGGGCAAATTGGCAGAATTAGCGGATAAAGGCATTCCCATCCACATTTTTACAGGCAATCACGATTTATGGATGAAGGATTATTTCGAGCAGGAACAGATCGGTAAGATATACCGGAAGCATTTGATCAGAAGCTTTAATGGCAAACAGTTCTATCTCGCCCACGGAGATGGCCTGGGGCCGGGCGACCGCTCTTTTAAGCTGATGAAAAAGGTTTTCCTGAATCCGCTATGCCGCAGGATGTTCAGTTGGCTACACCCCGGATTTGGCATTAATCTCGCCCATTTTTTCAGCCACAAAAGCCGCAGATCAACAGGAAGCAGTGACGGCATTTTCCTGGGTGAGGATAAAGAATTTCTGGTGCTGCACGCCAGGGAAGTGCTAAAAACGGAACCTATTGATTATTTCATTTTCGGACACCGGCACTATCCTGTGCATCTGCATCTCAACAGAAGCGAATTCATAAACCTGGGAGACTGGATCACGCATTTTACTTATGCAGTTTTTGATGGCGAAACGCTCGAATTAAAGCATTATGAAGATTAA
- a CDS encoding lactate utilization protein: MHEQQITARERVLKKVRKALIQKDAESTLPPPQTDLDKDVFVKQGEDLAIVFAQEFITNNGHFEFCEDEEAFLFHFKQIIQKSWKNIVCYEPELGGLLKQGGIPFSDINPDMATLEVGVTGCDALVARTGSVIVTARKNHSRMISVFPGVHVVVAYMHQLDYDLKDSFARLKKIYEGALPSMTSIISGPSRTADIEKTLVLGAHGPKELYVFLIDEQ, encoded by the coding sequence ATGCACGAGCAGCAGATCACAGCCAGAGAGCGGGTGCTGAAAAAGGTGAGAAAAGCACTTATACAAAAGGATGCGGAAAGCACGCTGCCGCCACCACAAACAGATCTGGATAAAGATGTATTTGTAAAACAGGGAGAAGACCTGGCCATCGTCTTTGCGCAGGAATTCATCACCAACAACGGCCATTTTGAATTTTGTGAGGATGAGGAAGCGTTTCTTTTTCATTTCAAACAAATTATTCAGAAGTCATGGAAAAACATTGTTTGCTATGAACCCGAACTTGGGGGTTTACTAAAACAGGGAGGAATTCCATTCTCAGATATTAATCCGGACATGGCAACCCTCGAAGTGGGCGTAACCGGCTGCGATGCCCTTGTGGCGCGGACAGGATCAGTCATTGTTACTGCGCGCAAAAACCACAGCCGCATGATCAGCGTTTTTCCGGGAGTTCATGTTGTAGTTGCCTATATGCACCAGCTTGACTATGATCTTAAAGATTCATTTGCAAGGCTGAAGAAAATATACGAGGGAGCGCTGCCATCTATGACCTCCATAATTTCCGGGCCCAGCCGGACTGCGGATATTGAGAAAACTCTGGTGCTGGGAGCTCACGGCCCCAAAGAATTGTATGTATTCCTAATTGATGAGCAATAA